From a region of the Halomonas sp. HL-93 genome:
- a CDS encoding amino acid ABC transporter permease — MSVRPNARPAGQKPPFWRDRAKRALIFQLLVVAAVAAFLLFIIGNVQENLSERGIRTGFGFLERTAGFGIGQTLIEYSKDSTYGRTFVIGLLNTLMVGGLGVLAATIVGFIVGIARLSPNWLLARLANAYIETFRNIPLLLQIFFWYFAVLRALPNARESLTFGEAFFLNVRGLYIPEPLFESGFGLIPAAFVVAIVASIALVVWNKRRHEATGQRLPVGWIVPALIFGFPLLVLLVTGVPVTWELPEMTGFNFRGGITVIPEFLALWLALTIYTASFIAEIVRSGIQAIPHGQTEAAQALSLPRKLVLRLIVIPQAMRVIIPPLTSQYLNLIKNSSLATAIGYPDLVSVFAGTTLNQTGQAIEVIAMTMAVYLIISLLVSMFMNWFNARVALVER, encoded by the coding sequence ATGTCGGTAAGACCTAATGCTCGCCCGGCAGGCCAAAAGCCGCCGTTTTGGCGAGACCGCGCAAAGCGCGCGCTTATTTTTCAACTCTTGGTCGTCGCAGCCGTTGCGGCTTTCCTGTTATTTATTATCGGTAATGTTCAGGAAAACCTATCCGAACGCGGTATCAGGACCGGGTTCGGTTTTCTTGAGCGAACCGCAGGGTTTGGTATTGGCCAAACCTTGATCGAATACTCCAAAGACAGCACCTACGGCCGAACCTTTGTCATTGGACTGCTCAATACGCTGATGGTAGGCGGCCTGGGGGTTTTGGCCGCTACCATTGTCGGCTTTATTGTCGGCATTGCGCGCCTTTCACCCAACTGGCTGCTGGCGCGCCTGGCCAACGCCTATATCGAGACGTTCCGAAATATCCCGCTGCTGTTGCAGATTTTCTTCTGGTACTTCGCCGTTCTGCGCGCCCTACCCAACGCCCGCGAAAGCCTGACCTTTGGTGAAGCCTTCTTTCTCAACGTGCGCGGCCTATACATCCCCGAACCGTTATTTGAGTCGGGGTTTGGGCTGATACCGGCAGCCTTTGTGGTGGCCATCGTCGCCAGTATCGCGCTGGTGGTTTGGAATAAGCGGCGGCACGAAGCGACAGGGCAACGTTTACCTGTGGGCTGGATTGTTCCGGCACTGATTTTCGGTTTTCCGCTGCTGGTATTGTTGGTCACCGGCGTCCCGGTTACCTGGGAACTGCCTGAAATGACGGGATTTAATTTCCGCGGCGGCATCACGGTAATTCCTGAGTTCCTCGCCCTTTGGCTGGCCCTGACTATCTACACCGCCTCGTTTATCGCCGAGATAGTGCGCTCCGGTATTCAGGCGATTCCCCATGGCCAGACGGAAGCCGCCCAGGCGCTGAGCCTGCCGCGTAAGCTGGTGCTGCGCCTGATAGTAATTCCCCAGGCCATGCGAGTGATTATTCCACCACTCACCAGCCAGTACCTCAACCTGATCAAGAACTCATCGCTGGCCACCGCCATCGGTTATCCCGATCTCGTCTCGGTATTTGCCGGCACCACGCTGAATCAGACCGGCCAGGCGATCGAGGTCATTGCCATGACCATGGCGGTTTATCTGATCATCAGCTTGCTGGTGTCCATGTTCATGAACTGGTTCAACGCTCGCGTTGCGCTCGTCGAACGCTAG
- the speE gene encoding polyamine aminopropyltransferase, whose product MSECRDEQWFTEVFDSHGSAFSLKITDKLLDVHSAYQHLEVYATETYGNLLVLDGCVMLTDRDNFLYHEMIAHPALFTHQNPKRVVIIGGGDCGTLKEVLRHPGVEHVTQIDIDEEVTKASERFFPALVASNNDPRAELLFDDGVKWVDNAPDESIDVLIIDSTDPVGPAEGLFKTDFLKRCHRILKNGGVMVQQSESPLYHSGSIIRELRHDMREAGFESVATLPFPQPVYPSGWWSVTLAGKATNVENFREQEAAHHDMPLEYYTVEAHRGALSLPPFMRKSFATE is encoded by the coding sequence ATGAGTGAATGTCGCGACGAGCAGTGGTTTACCGAAGTATTCGATAGCCACGGCAGCGCCTTCTCGCTGAAAATTACCGATAAACTATTGGATGTACATAGCGCCTATCAACATCTGGAAGTCTACGCCACTGAAACCTACGGCAACCTGCTGGTGCTGGACGGCTGCGTGATGCTGACCGATCGCGACAACTTTCTCTATCACGAGATGATTGCTCACCCAGCGCTATTTACTCATCAGAACCCCAAGCGGGTGGTGATTATTGGTGGCGGCGACTGCGGCACGCTGAAAGAAGTGCTGCGTCACCCAGGCGTTGAACATGTCACCCAGATCGATATCGACGAAGAGGTCACCAAAGCCTCAGAGCGCTTTTTCCCCGCACTGGTGGCGTCCAATAACGACCCCCGTGCCGAATTGCTATTCGATGATGGTGTCAAGTGGGTGGACAATGCACCCGATGAGAGCATCGATGTGCTGATTATCGACTCGACTGACCCCGTGGGGCCCGCCGAAGGGCTGTTTAAAACCGACTTCCTGAAGCGCTGCCACCGCATCCTCAAAAATGGCGGCGTCATGGTACAGCAAAGCGAATCGCCGCTTTACCACAGCGGCTCCATTATTCGCGAACTACGCCACGATATGCGCGAAGCGGGTTTTGAGAGCGTGGCGACGCTACCCTTCCCACAGCCGGTTTATCCGTCGGGTTGGTGGAGTGTGACGCTGGCGGGCAAAGCCACCAACGTTGAAAACTTCCGCGAACAAGAAGCGGCCCACCACGACATGCCGCTTGAATACTATACGGTGGAGGCCCACCGCGGGGCGCTTTCTTTGCCGCCGTTCATGCGCAAGTCTTTCGCAACTGAATAA
- a CDS encoding histidine phosphatase family protein has protein sequence MPILSLVAPQHWRNCYLLMRHGHSQANQRGVIVSSPARGVEDFGLSGLGEQQLAQLVADWQWPIPTRVVHSDFLRTAQTAARIAEAFELVPSVDTRLRERYFGKLEGQSDDHYPNVWALDAQDAEHQHHQVEAVSAVATRMQAVIADWEQQVSGETIVLVSHGDPLQILLTALAGKPLSQHREQTALLPASMTLIGR, from the coding sequence ATGCCCATATTGTCGCTCGTTGCGCCCCAGCATTGGCGCAATTGCTATCTATTAATGCGCCACGGCCATAGCCAAGCGAATCAGCGGGGCGTGATCGTCAGCTCGCCGGCGCGCGGCGTGGAGGACTTCGGCCTTTCTGGTCTTGGCGAGCAACAACTTGCCCAGTTGGTGGCCGATTGGCAGTGGCCAATACCAACCCGCGTGGTGCATTCGGATTTTTTGCGTACGGCGCAAACAGCGGCACGGATTGCGGAGGCGTTTGAGTTAGTACCAAGCGTCGATACGCGCTTACGAGAGCGCTATTTTGGCAAGCTAGAGGGGCAGAGCGACGATCACTATCCTAACGTATGGGCATTGGACGCCCAAGACGCTGAGCATCAACACCATCAGGTAGAAGCGGTAAGCGCGGTGGCAACGCGTATGCAAGCGGTGATAGCAGATTGGGAGCAGCAGGTTAGCGGAGAAACCATCGTGTTAGTCAGCCACGGTGATCCGCTGCAAATCCTGCTTACGGCGCTAGCCGGAAAGCCGTTGAGCCAACACCGTGAGCAGACCGCATTGCTGCCCGCCAGTATGACGCTGATAGGGCGTTAG
- a CDS encoding amino acid ABC transporter permease — MIHNKDMIPEQPAPKGTIGPIAWLRGNLFNGPINSLFTLLGLFVLYLLVVPTVQWAFIDADWVGSSREDCSRVGACWVFINARFHQFIYGLYPSDEYWRANIIFAMFFTLIAWMAIPRLPFKRWVAVFALVAFPVVAFVLLYGGYFDLPRVSTNRWGGLMLTLLLASIGMIGALPIGIVLALGRRSSMPIVKSFCVIFIEFWRGVPLITILFMASVMLPLFLPSGMGVDRLVRALIGLTLFQSAYMAEVIRGGLQAIPKGQEEAAAALGMTYWKRMGLIIMPQALKMMIPGIVNTFISLFKDTTLVMIIGLFDLLGIVQAALSDSRWLGFSLEGYVFAAFMFWIFCFSMSRYSQYLERKLNTGHRQ, encoded by the coding sequence ATGATTCATAACAAAGATATGATACCCGAGCAGCCGGCGCCGAAAGGCACGATTGGGCCCATTGCTTGGCTTCGCGGAAATCTGTTCAATGGCCCCATCAACAGCCTCTTCACCCTGCTGGGCCTGTTTGTGCTCTACCTGCTGGTCGTACCGACTGTCCAATGGGCGTTTATCGATGCCGATTGGGTCGGCAGCAGCCGTGAAGACTGCTCACGGGTTGGCGCCTGCTGGGTGTTCATTAACGCCCGCTTCCACCAGTTCATATATGGGCTCTACCCAAGCGATGAATATTGGCGCGCCAATATCATCTTTGCCATGTTCTTTACACTGATTGCCTGGATGGCCATTCCCCGTCTGCCGTTTAAGCGCTGGGTAGCGGTCTTTGCCCTGGTAGCCTTTCCGGTCGTGGCTTTCGTGTTGTTGTACGGCGGCTATTTCGATCTCCCCCGCGTGTCCACCAACCGCTGGGGGGGCTTGATGCTGACCCTGCTGCTGGCCAGCATCGGGATGATCGGCGCGTTACCCATCGGTATCGTGCTCGCCCTGGGACGGCGTTCGTCCATGCCTATCGTGAAAAGCTTCTGCGTCATTTTCATCGAATTTTGGCGGGGCGTTCCGCTCATCACTATCCTGTTTATGGCCTCGGTCATGCTGCCGTTATTCTTGCCCTCGGGCATGGGCGTCGACCGCTTAGTACGTGCGCTGATCGGTTTGACGCTCTTCCAGAGCGCCTACATGGCCGAGGTGATCCGCGGCGGCTTGCAGGCCATTCCCAAAGGGCAGGAAGAGGCGGCGGCCGCGCTGGGTATGACCTACTGGAAACGCATGGGACTGATCATCATGCCCCAGGCGCTGAAGATGATGATTCCCGGCATCGTCAACACCTTCATTTCGCTGTTTAAAGACACCACGCTGGTGATGATCATTGGGCTGTTTGATTTATTGGGGATTGTGCAAGCGGCACTCTCCGACTCGCGTTGGTTGGGTTTTTCCCTGGAAGGCTATGTGTTTGCCGCGTTTATGTTCTGGATTTTCTGTTTCAGCATGTCGCGCTACAGCCAGTACCTGGAACGCAAGCTCAACACCGGCCATAGACAATAG
- a CDS encoding methyl-accepting chemotaxis protein gives MTFKSVRTLIATLVGGCILLVVAALVIYSVIANARSQALVENQTKALLEQNIEARLAATASAQTEEIKGELEHALTLAQSLANTNAMLGQEDGEGQPLMTMSRRELSRLVRQTVVDNPDLLDAFIGWEPNAFGNDDRYTGREDQGYGPDGRFMPWWYRTESGDIEVLALGSDMENQERDADGIRRGEYYLCPKETKRTCVVDPHLYDYNGETLLVTSFNAPILVDGEFRGSAGVDLSVEFIQGLLEEANQSLYDGAGEIALIASHGALAAHTSAPDLLGKLAENELDEDLQAGIAQAQQGEKVRRLNTDQGMTELYWPFSVDDSGNPWVLMIRLPESAVLAGLNDLETQLEDQREASTLGMIGMGLIIAFLGLVASWLLGNSISRPLKRLASRMQAIASGNGDLTQRLPVQGRDESAAVAEQFNAFADKIQTILLDVRRSSESVNHAANEITQGGRDLSRRTEQAAASLQQTSSAMEEISSTVAHTTSASQEASGLSKTASQLAGRTDEAFGQVVTTMDAIRTTSSEIQDIVSVIDGIAFQTNLLALNASVEAARAGEQGRGFAVVANEVRQLASRASDAAKDIRQRIDASTEKVESGTQMVRDAEAAMHELAESVSRVTQMLGDISTAAGEQNDGISQVSIAVTDLDQMTQQNAALVEESTTAAEQLKDQADYLAELVGGFTLESDRHGSALPAPETRR, from the coding sequence ATGACATTTAAGTCTGTCCGCACCCTCATCGCCACGCTTGTCGGTGGCTGTATCCTGCTGGTCGTGGCGGCGTTGGTCATCTACTCGGTGATTGCCAACGCCCGCTCCCAGGCCCTGGTTGAAAATCAGACGAAAGCGCTGCTCGAACAAAACATAGAGGCACGCCTGGCGGCGACCGCGTCGGCCCAGACCGAGGAAATCAAGGGCGAGCTCGAGCACGCCCTCACGCTTGCTCAAAGCCTGGCGAACACCAATGCCATGCTGGGCCAGGAAGACGGCGAGGGTCAGCCGTTGATGACCATGAGCCGTCGCGAGCTGTCGCGGCTTGTGCGTCAGACCGTGGTGGATAATCCCGACCTGCTCGACGCCTTTATTGGCTGGGAGCCCAACGCCTTTGGCAACGATGACCGCTATACCGGCCGCGAAGATCAAGGTTACGGCCCCGATGGTCGCTTTATGCCTTGGTGGTATCGCACCGAAAGCGGCGATATCGAGGTCTTGGCGCTGGGCAGCGACATGGAAAATCAGGAGCGCGATGCCGATGGCATTCGGCGCGGGGAATACTATCTGTGCCCCAAGGAAACGAAGCGTACCTGTGTGGTCGACCCTCACCTCTACGACTACAACGGCGAGACCTTACTGGTCACGTCGTTCAATGCGCCCATCCTGGTCGACGGTGAATTCCGCGGCAGCGCCGGTGTCGACCTGTCGGTCGAATTCATTCAGGGGTTGCTGGAAGAAGCCAATCAGTCGCTCTACGACGGCGCGGGTGAAATCGCCTTGATCGCCTCTCACGGAGCTTTGGCCGCCCATACCAGCGCGCCTGACCTGCTCGGCAAGCTCGCTGAAAACGAGCTGGATGAAGACCTTCAGGCCGGCATCGCCCAGGCGCAGCAAGGGGAGAAGGTGCGCAGGCTAAACACGGACCAGGGCATGACCGAACTCTATTGGCCCTTCTCGGTGGATGACAGCGGTAACCCCTGGGTGCTGATGATCCGACTGCCTGAAAGCGCCGTCCTTGCCGGTCTCAATGACCTGGAGACACAGCTGGAAGACCAGCGCGAGGCCTCGACACTCGGCATGATTGGCATGGGGTTGATCATCGCCTTTCTGGGCCTGGTGGCCAGCTGGCTGCTGGGCAACAGCATCTCTCGCCCACTGAAGCGCCTTGCCAGCCGTATGCAGGCGATCGCCTCGGGCAACGGCGACCTCACCCAACGCCTGCCGGTGCAAGGCCGCGACGAAAGCGCGGCGGTGGCCGAGCAGTTCAATGCCTTTGCCGATAAAATCCAGACCATTTTATTGGATGTCCGACGCAGCAGCGAATCGGTCAATCACGCCGCCAATGAAATCACTCAAGGCGGCCGCGACCTTTCCCGGCGTACCGAACAAGCGGCCGCCAGTTTGCAGCAAACATCGTCGGCGATGGAGGAAATCAGTAGCACCGTCGCGCACACCACCAGTGCTTCGCAGGAAGCCAGCGGCCTTTCCAAAACCGCCTCACAGCTGGCAGGACGCACCGACGAGGCCTTCGGACAGGTGGTGACCACGATGGATGCTATCCGCACCACATCGTCGGAAATTCAGGACATCGTCAGCGTCATCGATGGGATTGCCTTTCAAACCAATCTGCTGGCGCTGAACGCCTCGGTGGAAGCGGCCCGGGCGGGCGAACAGGGCCGCGGCTTTGCCGTGGTGGCCAATGAAGTCCGCCAGCTGGCGTCACGTGCCAGCGACGCGGCCAAAGATATCCGTCAGCGAATTGATGCCTCAACCGAGAAGGTCGAAAGCGGCACCCAAATGGTGCGCGACGCCGAGGCGGCCATGCACGAGCTTGCCGAAAGCGTCTCTAGGGTCACTCAGATGCTGGGTGATATCAGCACCGCGGCTGGCGAGCAAAATGATGGCATCAGCCAGGTCAGCATTGCGGTCACCGACCTGGATCAAATGACCCAGCAGAACGCGGCGCTGGTAGAGGAGTCGACGACCGCCGCCGAGCAGTTGAAAGACCAGGCCGACTATCTGGCCGAGCTGGTCGGTGGGTTTACGCTGGAGTCAGACCGTCACGGGTCGGCGTTACCGGCACCTGAAACGCGTCGTTAA
- a CDS encoding methyl-accepting chemotaxis protein, giving the protein MFSSLRAKLLIATLAAITLALVVNGIASYITVKHHNTEQVSRNLNAVANGNTQAIDEWFNARYSMLASMEDAVESDAPLSALRQLEDAGNFISAYMAVPETSDAVFSDGWEPPSDYDPRQRPWYQDAVDAEDTIITAPYVDAQSGGLIVTFARPYYQNGELAAVVGADISIEDVIDIVASIAPTPSSFGFLTTGDGTLVAHPNAELTLEPSSALSEQLDAGYIKQIAGSDEPHALTLEGRETLLQGSAVGGNSDWHLMVAMDEREATAGLRGIASTSLITLLIVAGITAVVLSLLLKWLLRRLLSARDAMNDIASGEGDLTQRLPEEGNDEITQIAAAFNRFVATMDTVLQDVRTSSEAVHNAATEIATGGQDLSRRTENTASSLQQTSASMEEITSTVEHTSSSAQEANQLAKAASDVAGRGGEVVSQVTSTMDDIAESSGKIGEIVTLMDSIAFQTNLLALNASVEAARAGEQGRGFAVVAEEVRKLAQRSTDAANDIKHLIEDSQGKVTNGTTLVQSAGETMADIVNHITRVTDVLGEISSAAGEQSDGIGQVNIAVADLDRMTQENAAMVEESTTAAEQLKDQADHLAETISRFKLSSGSGAQGGRLLTSVSQP; this is encoded by the coding sequence ATGTTTTCATCCCTGCGCGCTAAACTGTTAATCGCCACGTTAGCGGCGATTACCCTTGCCCTGGTAGTCAATGGCATTGCCAGTTACATCACCGTCAAACACCACAACACTGAACAGGTGTCCCGCAACCTGAACGCAGTCGCCAACGGTAATACCCAGGCGATTGATGAATGGTTTAACGCCCGCTACAGCATGCTCGCCAGCATGGAAGATGCCGTTGAGAGCGACGCCCCATTGTCAGCACTGCGCCAGTTGGAAGACGCTGGCAACTTCATTTCGGCTTACATGGCTGTCCCCGAGACCTCTGACGCTGTTTTTTCGGATGGCTGGGAGCCTCCCAGTGATTACGACCCGCGCCAACGCCCCTGGTACCAAGACGCCGTCGACGCAGAGGACACGATCATTACCGCCCCTTATGTGGACGCGCAAAGTGGCGGATTAATTGTGACCTTTGCTCGCCCTTACTACCAAAACGGCGAACTGGCTGCCGTGGTGGGCGCTGATATCAGCATTGAAGACGTGATCGACATTGTCGCCAGCATCGCCCCGACACCTTCGAGTTTTGGCTTTTTAACCACCGGCGACGGGACCTTGGTCGCTCACCCTAACGCCGAGCTGACCCTGGAACCCTCTAGCGCGCTCAGCGAACAGCTGGATGCCGGTTATATCAAGCAGATTGCTGGCAGTGACGAGCCCCATGCCCTGACGCTTGAGGGCCGTGAAACGTTATTGCAAGGTAGCGCCGTGGGCGGCAACAGCGATTGGCATCTCATGGTGGCGATGGACGAGCGTGAGGCCACCGCTGGGCTACGCGGGATTGCCAGCACGTCGCTTATCACGCTGTTGATCGTTGCCGGCATTACCGCCGTGGTCCTCAGCCTGCTACTCAAATGGTTACTGCGCCGTCTTTTGTCGGCCCGCGATGCGATGAACGATATCGCTTCGGGTGAAGGCGACCTTACCCAGCGTCTGCCGGAAGAGGGTAACGACGAGATCACCCAGATCGCCGCCGCCTTTAACCGTTTTGTGGCCACCATGGACACGGTGCTGCAGGATGTTCGCACCAGCAGTGAAGCGGTTCACAACGCCGCCACCGAAATCGCCACCGGCGGTCAGGACCTATCCCGGCGGACCGAAAACACCGCCTCCAGCCTGCAACAAACCTCCGCGTCTATGGAGGAGATTACCAGCACGGTCGAGCACACCTCATCGTCCGCCCAGGAAGCCAACCAGCTCGCCAAGGCCGCCTCGGACGTTGCCGGTCGCGGCGGCGAGGTTGTCTCCCAGGTCACCTCGACCATGGACGATATTGCCGAGTCGTCAGGCAAGATCGGCGAGATCGTCACTCTGATGGACAGCATCGCCTTCCAGACCAACCTGCTAGCGCTCAATGCCTCGGTGGAAGCCGCCCGCGCCGGCGAGCAGGGCCGTGGCTTTGCCGTGGTGGCCGAAGAAGTCCGCAAGCTGGCCCAACGCAGTACCGATGCGGCCAACGACATCAAGCACCTGATCGAGGATTCCCAAGGCAAGGTCACCAACGGCACCACACTGGTGCAAAGCGCCGGCGAAACCATGGCAGACATCGTCAACCACATCACCCGCGTGACCGATGTGCTGGGCGAGATTTCCTCCGCTGCCGGCGAGCAGAGCGACGGTATCGGCCAGGTAAACATTGCGGTTGCCGACCTTGACCGCATGACCCAGGAAAACGCGGCCATGGTGGAAGAATCGACCACCGCCGCTGAACAGCTCAAGGATCAGGCCGACCATCTTGCTGAGACCATCAGCCGATTCAAACTGTCGAGTGGTTCAGGTGCTCAAGGTGGCCGCCTTCTAACCTCCGTTTCACAGCCGTAG
- a CDS encoding amino acid ABC transporter ATP-binding protein: MTQAATNASDLMVEMHNVNKWFGDFHVLRDIYLEVKRGERIVVCGPSGSGKSTLIRCINHLEEHQKGEITVGGVPLTQDVKRIEQIRRSVGMVFQHFNLFPHLSVLENCCVAPMWVQKKPRKEAEEQAMRYLERVRIAEQAKKYPGQLSGGQQQRVAIARSLCMHPDVMLFDEPTSALDPEMIKEVLDVMVELAEEGMTMLCVTHEMGFAKTVADRVIFMDQGQIIEENAPEPFFNNPQSERTQLFLSQILGH, encoded by the coding sequence ATGACACAAGCAGCCACCAACGCGTCCGACCTGATGGTTGAGATGCATAACGTCAATAAATGGTTCGGCGATTTTCACGTCCTGCGTGACATTTACCTGGAGGTCAAGCGTGGCGAGCGTATCGTGGTGTGTGGCCCCTCAGGCTCGGGTAAATCAACACTGATCCGCTGTATCAACCACCTTGAAGAGCACCAAAAAGGCGAGATCACCGTGGGCGGTGTACCGCTGACCCAGGATGTTAAACGTATTGAGCAGATTCGCCGCAGCGTCGGGATGGTGTTTCAGCACTTCAACCTGTTCCCCCATCTGTCGGTGCTGGAAAACTGCTGTGTTGCGCCGATGTGGGTGCAAAAAAAGCCCCGCAAAGAAGCCGAAGAGCAGGCCATGCGGTATCTGGAGCGGGTACGCATTGCCGAGCAAGCCAAAAAATACCCTGGCCAGCTATCCGGCGGTCAACAGCAGCGGGTCGCGATTGCCCGCTCGCTGTGCATGCACCCCGACGTGATGCTGTTTGACGAGCCGACTTCCGCCCTCGACCCCGAAATGATCAAAGAAGTACTGGATGTCATGGTGGAGCTGGCCGAGGAAGGCATGACCATGCTGTGCGTCACCCACGAAATGGGCTTCGCTAAAACCGTGGCCGACCGGGTGATTTTCATGGACCAAGGGCAAATTATTGAAGAAAACGCACCTGAGCCGTTCTTCAATAACCCCCAGTCCGAACGTACCCAGCTGTTCTTAAGCCAGATCCTCGGGCATTAA
- a CDS encoding RidA family protein, producing MEKLFIDRAPQPIAPFSHACRVGDLVFITGQMPTVPETNEMLLGTFTEQTHRVMQNLAIVLEEVGSSFEYVVQSRVFITNMGHFDEVNKVYASYFPQPLPTRTCIGVTGLAGGADVEVDMIAWIPPTEGSA from the coding sequence ATGGAAAAGCTATTTATCGACCGTGCGCCCCAGCCTATCGCGCCATTTTCTCACGCCTGCCGCGTGGGTGATTTGGTGTTCATTACCGGGCAAATGCCGACGGTGCCGGAAACCAACGAAATGCTGCTCGGCACTTTCACCGAACAGACCCACCGCGTGATGCAGAATCTGGCGATTGTGCTGGAGGAAGTAGGCAGCAGCTTCGAATACGTGGTGCAGTCCCGCGTGTTTATTACCAACATGGGCCATTTTGACGAGGTCAATAAGGTCTATGCCAGCTACTTCCCCCAACCGTTACCCACACGCACCTGTATTGGCGTCACGGGTCTTGCCGGTGGTGCCGACGTGGAAGTCGATATGATCGCCTGGATTCCACCGACTGAAGGCAGCGCCTAA
- a CDS encoding host attachment protein — protein sequence MTTYIVVADAARARIFTREALTLTEQESLVHAEGRLHEGDLVTDRPGADVHESSSTSARSSGDEDTASKHENELFAKQVANHLYSARVDNSLEKLIMVAPPKFLGLLRDKLDGPTQKLVIHTLSKDLSKASLTDIQTAVSDLR from the coding sequence ATGACCACTTATATTGTTGTCGCTGATGCCGCTCGCGCGCGCATTTTTACCCGCGAAGCGTTAACACTCACCGAGCAGGAAAGCTTGGTACATGCCGAAGGACGCCTTCACGAGGGCGATTTGGTCACCGACCGCCCAGGCGCCGATGTTCACGAATCAAGTTCGACCAGCGCGCGCAGTTCCGGCGACGAGGACACTGCCTCGAAGCATGAAAACGAACTGTTCGCCAAACAGGTCGCCAACCACCTTTATAGTGCTCGAGTAGATAACAGCTTAGAGAAGCTAATTATGGTCGCTCCACCCAAATTTTTAGGCCTGCTGCGCGACAAACTCGATGGCCCCACGCAAAAGCTTGTGATTCATACCCTTTCCAAGGACCTGAGCAAAGCGTCGCTGACAGATATTCAAACTGCCGTTAGCGACCTGCGCTAA
- a CDS encoding amino acid ABC transporter substrate-binding protein: protein MLKKKHLALLASAGSLTLAGMATAQADTLEDTIERGEVQCGVSDGLPGFSAPDDDGNWEGIDVDVCRAVAAAVLGDSEAVNYISLNAVERFTALQSGEVDVLSRNTTWTTTRDTTLGLNFTGVTFYDGQGFMVSKDLDVSSVDELDGASICIQSGTTTELNLADYFSANDMEFDPIVFDTSEQTVGGYEAGRCDVLTSDTSQLAALRIQLDDPEGSEILSDVISKEPLGPVVRQGDDKWFNIVKWSLFAMMNAEEYGVDSDNVDDMLESEDPNIARLLGEDGNYGEEMDLDADWAYQIISQVGNYGESFDRNVGKDSPLEIERGINELWTEGGIQYAPPIR from the coding sequence ATGTTGAAGAAAAAACACCTGGCGCTATTGGCATCGGCTGGCTCGCTGACACTAGCCGGCATGGCGACGGCTCAAGCCGATACGCTCGAAGATACCATCGAACGTGGTGAAGTGCAGTGTGGCGTAAGCGACGGCCTACCCGGCTTTTCTGCACCTGACGACGATGGTAACTGGGAAGGCATTGACGTTGATGTTTGCCGTGCAGTAGCCGCTGCCGTTCTGGGTGACTCGGAAGCGGTCAACTACATTTCATTGAATGCAGTTGAGCGCTTCACAGCACTGCAGTCCGGCGAAGTGGATGTGCTGTCGCGTAACACCACCTGGACCACTACCCGTGATACAACGCTGGGTCTCAACTTCACCGGCGTCACCTTCTACGACGGCCAAGGCTTCATGGTGTCCAAAGACCTGGACGTTTCCAGCGTTGACGAGCTCGACGGCGCGTCAATCTGTATCCAGTCGGGTACTACTACCGAACTGAACCTGGCCGACTACTTCAGCGCCAACGATATGGAATTCGACCCGATCGTTTTCGATACCTCTGAGCAAACCGTTGGCGGGTACGAAGCCGGCCGTTGTGACGTGTTGACATCTGACACCTCTCAGCTTGCTGCTCTGCGTATTCAACTTGACGACCCTGAGGGTTCAGAGATTCTCTCCGACGTCATCTCTAAAGAGCCACTCGGACCAGTGGTTCGCCAAGGCGATGACAAGTGGTTCAACATCGTCAAATGGTCGCTATTTGCCATGATGAACGCCGAAGAGTACGGCGTGGACAGCGACAACGTTGACGACATGCTGGAATCTGAAGACCCCAACATCGCCCGACTGCTGGGTGAAGACGGCAACTACGGCGAAGAAATGGACCTAGACGCCGACTGGGCGTACCAAATCATCAGCCAAGTGGGTAACTACGGCGAAAGCTTTGACCGCAACGTGGGCAAGGACTCACCGCTGGAAATTGAGCGCGGTATTAACGAGCTCTGGACCGAAGGCGGCATTCAGTACGCACCGCCGATTCGCTAA